A region of Pseudomonadota bacterium DNA encodes the following proteins:
- a CDS encoding M3 family oligoendopeptidase has protein sequence MNQQSETRSKTQGNKITELGDLPRWDLSDLYAGPECEALQSDLADARDRARTLNETHAGQVGSLDGEALAQLINDYEAVQEILGRLTSYAYLRYCTNMEDPETARFFQNLSEAATDISSDLLFLTLELNRIDDDDLTARLTTPALAHYHPWLRDVRAYRPHQLSDDLERLLHEKQMSGRSSWMRLFDETVAALRFPVLGEELTSAEVLNLLSDPDESRRRAAAKSIGKVFGQNIRTFSLITNTLAKDKETEDKWRKFDRPISERNLSNQVEDEVVDALVEAVKQSYPRLSHRYYDLKARWLGGEKLNYWDRNAPLPEDDDRTIAWPEAVEMVLSAYHAFSPKLADVGRQFFDNAWIDVPVSPGKAPGAFAHPTVPSAHPYLLLNYQGKTRDVMTLAHELGHGVHQVLAGPQGALMADTPLTLAETASVFGEQLTFRALLQAESSPSRRRIMLAGKVEDMLNTVVRQVAFCDFERQVHEQRREGELTPERLGEIWLSIQSESLGPALHFDDEYRHFWAYIPHFIHSPFYVYAYAFGDCLVNALYAVYQESGDGFEEKYFAMLSAGGTLRHKELLAPFGLDAGKPDFWSRGLDIVSGFVDQLEAEL, from the coding sequence ATGAACCAACAAAGCGAAACCCGGAGCAAAACACAGGGCAATAAGATTACGGAACTCGGCGATTTGCCGCGCTGGGATCTGAGCGATCTTTACGCTGGACCGGAATGCGAAGCGCTGCAAAGCGATCTCGCCGACGCCCGGGATCGCGCGCGCACCCTGAATGAGACTCATGCCGGACAGGTTGGATCGCTCGACGGTGAGGCGCTGGCTCAACTGATCAACGATTATGAGGCGGTTCAGGAAATTCTCGGCCGCCTGACGAGCTACGCCTATTTGCGCTACTGCACCAACATGGAGGATCCGGAAACGGCGCGGTTTTTCCAAAACCTGTCGGAAGCCGCGACCGATATTTCTAGCGATCTGCTTTTTCTCACGTTGGAACTGAACCGTATTGACGATGACGATCTGACGGCCCGCCTAACCACCCCCGCGCTCGCCCATTATCACCCTTGGTTGCGCGATGTCCGCGCCTACCGCCCGCACCAGCTGTCCGATGATTTGGAACGCCTGCTGCACGAAAAACAGATGTCGGGGCGCTCCTCCTGGATGCGGCTGTTCGACGAGACGGTTGCGGCGCTGCGTTTTCCGGTTTTGGGCGAGGAATTAACCAGCGCCGAAGTGCTCAACCTGTTGTCCGACCCTGACGAAAGTCGGCGCCGCGCGGCGGCAAAATCCATCGGCAAGGTGTTCGGCCAAAATATCCGCACCTTCTCCCTGATCACCAATACCCTGGCCAAAGATAAAGAGACCGAGGACAAATGGCGCAAATTCGACCGCCCGATTTCGGAACGCAATCTGAGCAATCAGGTTGAAGATGAGGTTGTCGATGCGCTGGTCGAAGCGGTCAAGCAATCCTATCCGCGTTTGTCACACCGCTATTACGATCTTAAGGCGCGTTGGCTCGGCGGTGAGAAGTTGAATTATTGGGACCGCAACGCACCTTTACCTGAGGATGACGACCGCACCATTGCATGGCCCGAGGCTGTCGAAATGGTGCTCTCCGCCTATCACGCCTTTTCGCCAAAACTGGCTGATGTAGGCCGGCAGTTTTTTGACAATGCGTGGATCGATGTGCCGGTGTCGCCGGGCAAGGCGCCGGGCGCCTTTGCCCATCCGACCGTACCGAGCGCGCACCCATATCTCCTGCTTAATTACCAGGGTAAGACACGCGATGTGATGACATTGGCGCATGAACTCGGTCATGGCGTGCATCAAGTTTTGGCTGGGCCGCAGGGGGCATTGATGGCGGATACGCCGTTGACGCTAGCAGAGACCGCTTCGGTATTCGGCGAGCAATTGACCTTCCGCGCCCTGCTACAGGCAGAATCATCGCCGTCACGCCGGCGCATCATGCTCGCTGGCAAAGTCGAGGATATGTTGAATACGGTGGTGCGCCAGGTGGCATTTTGTGATTTTGAACGCCAGGTGCATGAACAGCGCCGCGAGGGCGAGTTGACGCCCGAGCGCCTCGGTGAAATCTGGCTCTCGATCCAGAGCGAAAGCCTCGGCCCGGCACTCCATTTTGATGACGAGTACCGCCACTTCTGGGCCTATATCCCGCACTTCATCCATTCGCCGTTCTATGTCTATGCCTACGCTTTTGGCGATTGCCTGGTGAACGCGCTCTACGCGGTTTATCAGGAGTCTGGAGACGGTTTCGAAGAGAAATATTTTGCGATGCTGAGCGCCGGTGGCACGCTGCGTCACAAGGAATTGTTAGCGCCCTTTGGCCTCGATGCCGGCAAGCCAGATTTTTGGTCGCGCGGCCTCGACATCGTCTCCGGCTTCGTCGATCAGTTGGAGGCCGAGCTTTAA
- a CDS encoding AMP-dependent synthetase/ligase, which translates to MFFEIAEQGGDGAFMWKKEAGSYTQLSWHDTARHVREMAKGLAALGVNAGDRVVIVAENRPEWVIADLAIMALGAISVPAYTTNTTRDHRHVLADCGAKGVIVSTRALAARLLPAAAETDATEFIVSMEATESGAFDTALYDWAAVMAMGAASEHDLEPGLQELTRANVACLIYTSGTGGNPKGVMLSHGAILINCHSACELLRLLGLGDEIFLSFLPLSHAYEHTAGLYFPISIKAQIYYAESIETLSANLIEARPTIMVSVPRLYEVMHRRIVLGLKRQSAFKRSLFAKAVALGRKDYEKPGSLGAVQGALNRVLERLVRDKVRARFGGRLKAMISGGAPLNPEVGIFFTALGVRLLQGYGQTEAAPVISCNPPYKVKLHTVGPVLERVEVKIAEDGEILARGEMIMNGYWNDETSTNAVLRDGWLHTGDIGHLDDDGYIQITDRKKDIIVLSGGDNLSPQRVEGTLTLQPEIGQAMVYGDKHAHIVALIVPDEDFVRDWQRERGAESDFAALASDGDFMKALGVVVDRANSDLSPTERVKRHMLAAAPFTVDNELMTPTLKVRRHKILEIYRAALEALY; encoded by the coding sequence ATGTTTTTCGAAATCGCCGAGCAAGGCGGCGACGGTGCATTCATGTGGAAAAAGGAGGCCGGCAGTTACACGCAGCTGTCCTGGCACGACACCGCCCGACACGTGCGCGAGATGGCCAAGGGCTTGGCGGCGCTCGGCGTCAACGCCGGCGACCGGGTCGTGATTGTGGCGGAAAACCGGCCAGAATGGGTGATCGCTGACCTTGCCATTATGGCTCTCGGCGCCATCAGCGTGCCGGCCTATACCACCAATACGACCCGCGACCACCGCCATGTGCTCGCCGATTGTGGCGCCAAGGGCGTCATCGTTTCGACGCGTGCACTCGCCGCGCGTTTGCTGCCTGCCGCCGCTGAGACTGACGCGACCGAGTTCATCGTCAGCATGGAGGCGACCGAATCCGGCGCCTTCGATACGGCGCTCTACGACTGGGCTGCCGTCATGGCAATGGGTGCGGCCTCGGAGCATGATCTTGAGCCCGGTCTGCAAGAGCTGACGCGCGCGAATGTCGCTTGCCTGATCTATACTTCGGGCACCGGGGGCAATCCCAAAGGAGTGATGCTGAGCCACGGCGCGATCCTGATCAATTGTCACTCGGCATGCGAATTGCTGCGCCTGTTGGGCCTTGGCGACGAAATTTTTCTCTCCTTCCTGCCGCTCAGCCACGCCTATGAACATACCGCCGGGCTTTATTTTCCGATCTCGATCAAGGCGCAAATCTATTACGCCGAAAGCATCGAAACGCTGAGCGCAAACCTGATCGAGGCGCGGCCCACGATTATGGTGAGCGTGCCGCGTCTCTATGAGGTTATGCACCGGCGAATTGTGCTCGGCCTCAAGCGCCAGAGCGCATTCAAGCGATCGCTGTTTGCCAAGGCGGTGGCCTTGGGGCGCAAGGATTATGAAAAACCGGGCAGCCTCGGCGCCGTACAGGGCGCGCTTAACCGGGTGCTCGAACGTCTGGTGCGCGACAAAGTGCGCGCGCGCTTCGGCGGGCGCCTGAAGGCGATGATATCGGGCGGCGCACCGCTCAATCCGGAGGTCGGCATTTTCTTCACCGCGCTCGGCGTTCGATTGTTGCAGGGCTATGGCCAGACCGAAGCGGCACCGGTGATCAGCTGCAACCCGCCCTACAAAGTGAAGCTGCATACGGTTGGCCCGGTGCTCGAGCGGGTCGAAGTTAAGATCGCCGAAGACGGTGAAATTCTGGCGCGCGGCGAGATGATCATGAACGGCTATTGGAACGATGAAACCAGCACCAACGCCGTGTTGCGCGACGGCTGGCTGCATACCGGCGATATCGGCCATCTCGACGACGATGGCTATATCCAGATTACCGACCGCAAAAAGGACATCATCGTGCTGTCAGGCGGCGACAATTTATCGCCGCAGCGGGTTGAAGGCACGCTGACGCTGCAGCCGGAAATCGGCCAAGCCATGGTTTACGGCGACAAGCATGCCCATATCGTCGCGCTGATCGTGCCGGACGAGGATTTTGTGCGCGATTGGCAGCGCGAACGCGGCGCCGAAAGTGATTTTGCCGCGCTCGCCAGTGATGGCGATTTCATGAAAGCTCTCGGCGTCGTGGTGGACCGTGCCAACAGCGACCTCTCGCCGACCGAGCGCGTCAAACGCCACATGCTGGCGGCGGCGCCGTTTACGGTCGACAACGAATTGATGACGCCGACATTGAAAGTGCGGCGCCACAAGATTCTGGAAATTTACCGCGCGGCGCTCGAGGCGCTTTATTGA
- a CDS encoding Lrp/AsnC family transcriptional regulator gives MPNMSLDKIDRRILAELQSDARLTNVALAERVGLSPSPCLRRVKRLEADGVIRRYSAVIDAKQVGLGIACFISVTLERNVEQVLEVFEAAISERPEILECWPATGEADFLLKVVTADLGAYERLMRDHILRVPGIWSTQTSFLLTPVKNETALPLDIA, from the coding sequence ATGCCAAATATGTCCTTGGATAAGATTGATCGGCGCATCCTCGCGGAGCTGCAAAGCGACGCGCGCCTCACCAATGTCGCGCTCGCCGAGCGTGTCGGCTTATCGCCCTCGCCCTGTTTGCGCCGTGTCAAACGGCTCGAAGCCGATGGCGTGATCCGGCGCTACAGCGCGGTGATCGATGCCAAACAGGTCGGGCTCGGCATTGCCTGCTTCATCAGCGTCACCTTGGAGCGCAATGTTGAGCAAGTGCTGGAAGTGTTCGAAGCGGCGATCTCCGAGCGCCCGGAAATTCTCGAATGCTGGCCGGCCACCGGCGAAGCCGATTTTTTGCTGAAAGTCGTCACCGCCGATCTCGGCGCCTATGAGCGGTTGATGCGTGACCACATCTTACGCGTGCCGGGTATCTGGAGCACTCAGACCAGCTTCCTGCTGACCCCGGTCAAAAACGAGACCGCCCTGCCGCTAGACATCGCCTAA
- a CDS encoding indolepyruvate ferredoxin oxidoreductase family protein, which translates to MKLAEVSLDDKYSAESGQVFLTGTQALVRLPMMQYRRDANAGLNTACYISGYRGSPLGNFDKALWQAKQFLERQNIHFQPGVNEDLAATALWGTQQINLLGDGDKDGVFGIWYGKGPGVDRTIDVFKHANNAGTAPHGGILAFAGDDHICASSTTAHQSEYNFSAAMMPVLNPSSVQEIIDLGLYGWALSRYTGLWVGFICIAETIDSSAIVSVDPARINPVFPEQHVLPEGGLNIRWPDTALEQEARLHEHKLDAARAFVRANKLDRVITDGPARRVGIVTAGKAYLDVRQALDDLGLDLDSAKRLGLSIYKPAMTWPLEPEGISEFARGLDEILVVEEKRGLIEDQLKKILYNVDAASRPRVHGKRDADGSWLLRSANELDAGLVVDAMSRRFGDLEGFEAVRARANYLTQQAEALAQAEQAKIVRIPYFCSGCPHNSSTKVPEGSRALAGIGCHYMAQWMERDTATFTHMGGEGANWVGQAPFSKAGHVFQNIGDGTYFHSGSLAVRAAVSAGVNITFKVLYNDAVAMTGGQPIDGPLSVPRVTQQMRAEGVGKIVVVTDDPLKYPLNTDFADGVTVHHRDELDRVQRDIRQWEGVSAIVYDQMCATEKRRRRKRGLMEDPELRVIINPDVCEGCGDCGAASNCLSVTPIETEFGRKRKIDQSSCNKDYSCVNGFCPSFVMVKGGSLRKRKAIGAGDTLFAALPEPKIPSCETPYGIIITGVGGTGIVTLGALLGMAARLEGKGGTVLDKAGLAQKYGAVISHVRIAKEPDDLHAVRIGNGGANLMLGCDMVVAAGAEARACLIPESGHAIVNSNEAPTGDFTRDPDLQFPGADLQRVIAESASAADFVDATRLGTALIGDAIAANLFLLGFAYQKGLIPLGHEAIEQAIALNGISVDSNHRAFRWGRAAAVDLAAVVAEAGIAPAQGSTPQQADTLDALVTRRANDLTAYQNAGYALRYREFVAHVRMVETQRTPGQEALSDGVARAYHKLLAYKDEYEVARLYTDGRFRKQIQETFEGDYSLHYSLAPPLLAARDADSGKLKKRLYGPWIMSAYRVLAKLKFLRGTALDIFGYSTERRDERSQIDAYEATVRELLSNLTRDNHALAVEIARLPLKMRGFGHVKQANVDAATARGAELMDYWRNPQSQASAAE; encoded by the coding sequence ATGAAACTCGCCGAGGTTTCTCTCGACGACAAATATTCCGCCGAAAGCGGTCAGGTATTTTTAACCGGCACCCAGGCGCTGGTGCGCCTGCCGATGATGCAATATCGCCGTGACGCCAATGCCGGGCTCAATACAGCCTGCTACATTTCTGGCTATCGCGGCTCACCGCTGGGTAATTTTGACAAGGCATTGTGGCAAGCGAAGCAATTTCTGGAGCGCCAGAACATCCATTTCCAGCCCGGCGTTAATGAGGATTTGGCGGCGACCGCGCTATGGGGCACGCAGCAGATCAACTTGCTTGGTGATGGCGATAAAGACGGCGTATTCGGCATTTGGTACGGCAAGGGCCCCGGCGTCGATCGCACCATAGACGTTTTCAAGCATGCCAATAATGCCGGCACCGCGCCGCATGGCGGCATCCTCGCCTTCGCCGGCGACGACCATATATGCGCTTCTTCGACGACGGCGCATCAAAGCGAATATAATTTCTCCGCCGCCATGATGCCGGTGCTCAACCCATCGAGCGTGCAGGAGATCATCGACCTCGGACTTTATGGCTGGGCGCTGTCGCGCTATACGGGCTTGTGGGTCGGGTTTATCTGTATCGCCGAGACGATCGATTCTTCGGCCATCGTTTCGGTCGATCCGGCACGTATCAATCCGGTGTTTCCCGAGCAGCATGTGCTGCCCGAGGGCGGCCTTAATATCCGTTGGCCCGACACGGCACTGGAACAAGAAGCGCGCCTGCATGAGCATAAGCTCGACGCGGCGCGTGCCTTCGTGCGCGCCAATAAGCTTGACCGTGTGATCACCGATGGCCCGGCGCGGCGCGTTGGCATCGTTACCGCCGGCAAGGCCTATCTCGATGTGCGCCAGGCGCTCGACGATCTCGGTCTCGATCTCGATTCTGCCAAGCGCCTCGGACTCTCTATCTACAAGCCTGCGATGACCTGGCCGCTCGAACCTGAAGGCATTAGTGAATTCGCGCGCGGGCTCGATGAAATTCTCGTGGTCGAGGAGAAACGTGGGTTGATCGAGGATCAGCTCAAGAAAATTCTCTATAATGTCGACGCGGCTTCACGCCCGCGGGTGCACGGCAAACGCGATGCCGACGGCAGCTGGTTGCTGCGCTCGGCCAATGAACTGGATGCCGGGCTGGTGGTCGACGCGATGTCGCGCCGGTTTGGCGATCTTGAGGGCTTCGAAGCGGTGCGGGCGCGCGCCAATTATCTTACCCAGCAAGCCGAGGCCCTGGCTCAGGCCGAGCAGGCCAAGATCGTCCGCATTCCCTATTTCTGCTCGGGCTGCCCGCATAATTCATCGACCAAGGTGCCGGAAGGCAGCCGCGCGCTGGCCGGTATCGGCTGCCATTATATGGCGCAGTGGATGGAGCGCGACACCGCGACCTTCACCCATATGGGCGGCGAAGGCGCCAACTGGGTCGGCCAGGCGCCGTTCAGCAAAGCCGGCCATGTGTTTCAAAATATTGGCGACGGCACCTATTTTCATTCCGGCTCGCTCGCCGTCCGCGCCGCGGTCTCCGCCGGCGTCAATATCACCTTCAAGGTTCTCTATAATGACGCCGTGGCGATGACCGGCGGCCAGCCGATTGACGGGCCGTTATCGGTACCGCGGGTGACGCAGCAAATGCGCGCTGAAGGTGTCGGCAAGATCGTCGTGGTGACAGACGATCCGCTCAAATACCCGCTCAACACGGATTTCGCCGACGGTGTCACAGTGCATCACCGCGACGAGCTCGACCGGGTGCAGCGCGACATCCGCCAGTGGGAAGGCGTCTCGGCAATCGTCTATGACCAAATGTGCGCTACCGAGAAACGCCGGCGACGTAAGCGCGGTCTGATGGAAGACCCGGAATTGCGCGTCATCATCAACCCGGATGTGTGCGAGGGCTGCGGCGATTGCGGCGCCGCGTCGAACTGCCTTTCAGTAACACCGATCGAGACTGAGTTCGGGCGCAAGCGCAAGATCGATCAATCCTCGTGCAACAAGGATTATAGCTGCGTCAACGGCTTCTGCCCGAGCTTCGTCATGGTCAAAGGCGGCAGCTTGCGCAAACGCAAAGCCATAGGCGCCGGCGACACGCTCTTCGCCGCCCTGCCGGAGCCCAAGATTCCATCCTGCGAGACGCCTTACGGCATCATCATCACCGGCGTTGGCGGCACCGGCATCGTCACCCTCGGCGCCCTCCTGGGCATGGCGGCGCGCCTCGAAGGCAAGGGCGGCACGGTGCTCGACAAAGCCGGATTGGCGCAAAAATACGGCGCCGTCATCAGCCATGTGCGCATCGCCAAAGAGCCCGACGACCTGCATGCCGTGCGCATCGGCAACGGTGGCGCCAACCTGATGCTCGGCTGCGACATGGTGGTGGCGGCGGGCGCCGAAGCGCGTGCCTGCTTGATCCCGGAAAGCGGCCACGCGATCGTCAACAGCAACGAAGCGCCGACCGGCGATTTCACCCGCGACCCCGACCTACAATTCCCCGGCGCCGATTTGCAGCGCGTTATCGCCGAGAGCGCCAGCGCCGCCGATTTCGTCGACGCCACGCGGCTCGGCACCGCCCTGATCGGCGACGCCATCGCCGCCAACCTATTCCTGCTCGGCTTTGCCTATCAGAAGGGCCTGATCCCGCTCGGGCACGAAGCCATCGAGCAGGCGATCGCGTTGAACGGCATTTCGGTCGACAGCAATCACCGCGCGTTCCGCTGGGGCCGCGCCGCGGCAGTGGATCTGGCCGCAGTCGTAGCCGAAGCCGGCATCGCGCCGGCACAGGGCAGCACGCCACAACAGGCAGATACTCTCGACGCGCTGGTCACGCGCCGGGCCAATGATCTCACCGCCTATCAGAACGCCGGCTATGCGCTGCGCTACCGCGAGTTCGTGGCCCATGTGCGGATGGTCGAAACACAGCGCACACCGGGCCAGGAGGCGTTGAGCGATGGCGTCGCCCGCGCCTACCACAAACTGCTGGCCTATAAAGACGAATATGAAGTGGCGCGGCTCTATACCGATGGCCGCTTCCGCAAGCAGATCCAGGAGACCTTCGAAGGCGATTATTCGCTGCATTACAGCCTTGCCCCGCCGCTCCTCGCGGCGCGCGACGCCGACAGCGGCAAGCTTAAGAAGCGTCTGTACGGCCCGTGGATCATGAGCGCCTACCGCGTCCTGGCAAAATTAAAATTCCTACGCGGCACGGCGCTCGACATTTTCGGCTATTCGACTGAGCGCCGCGATGAGCGCAGCCAGATCGACGCCTATGAGGCAACCGTGCGCGAATTGCTCAGCAATCTCACCCGCGACAATCACGCGCTGGCGGTGGAAATCGCCCGCCTGCCCCTCAAGATGCGCGGCTTCGGCCATGTCAAACAGGCCAATGTCGACGCCGCCACGGCGCGCGGCGCTGAGTTGATGGATTATTGGCGCAACCCGCAAAGCCAAGCCAGCGCGGCAGAATAA